Proteins from one Staphylococcus saprophyticus subsp. saprophyticus ATCC 15305 = NCTC 7292 genomic window:
- the pbp4 gene encoding penicillin-binding protein PBP4, with product MRKFILTIITVLFVGTIITPFAQAESITPTQAANQYGYNVTDSYQPEGAINVSQTGQLLYQYNINKTWYPASMTKLMTMYLTLEAVNKGDLSLNDKVKITDEHYRMSTLPELSNTKLYPGETYTIKELLQITVSNSSNAAALILAKEVSGNLSDFTDKMNSKAKSLGMKDTHFVNPTGAENKQLKDFAPKKYKNEDNNTSTAKDFGILSQHAVQDTPKILDFTKQLAPTQHGVTYYTFNHSLEGADMSLEGTDGLKTGSSDIADYNHTITTKRDGFRINQVIMGAGDYKNLGGEKQRNMIGNGLMNMSFDQYKYTKILSKGEQKINGKTYFVEKDLYDVLPKDFDKNDYKVVIEDDKAHIDYDREFISDKYGPPSVNVNKPLVHQATTIVKSSWDEHPILTLLGTILIIVAIAIVIYLIIDLFRKKSRNKK from the coding sequence ATGAGAAAGTTTATACTAACTATTATAACTGTACTCTTCGTTGGTACAATTATAACACCTTTTGCACAAGCTGAAAGCATTACGCCAACTCAGGCTGCTAATCAATATGGCTATAATGTCACAGATTCATATCAACCAGAAGGCGCCATTAATGTTTCGCAAACAGGGCAACTATTATATCAATACAATATCAATAAAACATGGTATCCCGCTTCGATGACTAAATTAATGACCATGTATTTAACACTCGAAGCAGTAAATAAAGGTGATTTGTCTTTAAATGATAAGGTTAAAATCACAGATGAACACTATAGAATGTCTACACTTCCTGAACTAAGTAATACAAAACTTTATCCAGGTGAAACATATACGATCAAAGAGTTATTACAAATTACGGTGTCTAACTCTAGTAATGCTGCTGCGCTTATTTTAGCTAAAGAAGTTTCTGGGAATCTTTCAGACTTTACAGACAAGATGAATTCAAAAGCAAAATCATTAGGCATGAAAGATACGCATTTTGTAAACCCTACTGGTGCTGAAAATAAACAATTAAAAGATTTCGCACCTAAAAAATACAAAAACGAAGACAATAATACGTCAACTGCTAAAGACTTTGGCATTTTATCACAACATGCTGTACAAGATACACCAAAAATTTTAGATTTTACTAAACAACTTGCGCCAACCCAACACGGTGTAACTTATTATACATTTAACCATTCACTTGAAGGTGCCGATATGAGCCTAGAAGGTACTGACGGATTAAAAACAGGTTCAAGTGATATCGCCGATTACAACCATACCATTACAACCAAACGTGATGGTTTCCGAATTAATCAAGTTATCATGGGCGCCGGCGACTATAAAAACCTTGGCGGCGAAAAACAACGTAATATGATAGGTAATGGATTGATGAACATGTCCTTTGATCAATATAAATATACAAAAATATTATCAAAAGGCGAACAAAAAATTAACGGTAAAACGTATTTTGTTGAAAAAGATCTTTACGATGTATTACCAAAAGACTTCGATAAAAACGACTACAAAGTCGTTATTGAAGATGACAAAGCACATATCGACTATGACCGTGAATTTATTTCAGATAAATATGGTCCACCATCAGTTAATGTTAATAAACCACTTGTACATCAAGCAACAACAATTGTAAAATCATCTTGGGATGAACATCCAATCTTAACATTATTAGGTACCATTTTAATCATTGTAGCCATAGCCATTGTTATTTATCTTATTATCGACTTATTCAGAAAAAAATCACGTAATAAAAAATAA
- a CDS encoding YitT family protein, protein MNKTVRDLILVVFGSFIFSAGVNTFIISADLGEGGVTGIAIVLYYAFHISPGITNFVFNALLIAIGYKFLSKRSMYLTIVATILISIFLEFTESWKIETGNILVNAVFGGTCVGLGIGIIVLAGGTTAGTTILARIANKYLDVSTPYALLFFDLIVVAISLSVIPISSALVTVISLYIGTKVMDYVIEGLNTKKAMTIISSKPDEIAKVIDEQVGRGLTILNGRGYFSKQEKDILYVVITKTQVTRAKRLIRKIDSDAFLVIHDVRDVYGNGFLIDEH, encoded by the coding sequence GTGAATAAAACAGTACGTGATTTAATATTAGTCGTTTTTGGATCATTTATATTTTCAGCTGGCGTAAATACATTTATCATATCTGCTGATTTAGGTGAAGGAGGCGTAACTGGTATAGCGATTGTTCTGTACTATGCCTTTCACATTTCTCCAGGTATCACAAACTTTGTCTTTAACGCATTGCTAATTGCGATAGGCTATAAATTTTTAAGCAAGAGAAGTATGTACTTAACGATAGTTGCAACCATACTTATCTCTATATTCTTAGAGTTTACCGAAAGCTGGAAGATTGAAACCGGTAATATTTTAGTGAATGCAGTATTTGGCGGTACATGTGTCGGACTCGGTATCGGGATTATTGTACTTGCCGGTGGCACAACAGCGGGAACAACGATTTTAGCGCGCATTGCCAATAAATATTTAGATGTCAGTACACCGTATGCATTGCTATTCTTTGACTTGATTGTCGTAGCGATTTCATTATCGGTTATTCCAATTTCTAGCGCACTCGTAACAGTGATTTCGCTATACATTGGTACCAAAGTGATGGATTATGTAATAGAAGGTTTGAATACGAAAAAAGCAATGACCATTATTTCAAGCAAGCCAGATGAAATTGCTAAAGTAATAGATGAGCAAGTAGGACGTGGACTTACCATTTTAAATGGACGTGGCTATTTTTCTAAACAAGAAAAAGATATCTTGTATGTTGTAATAACTAAGACACAGGTCACACGTGCAAAACGCTTAATTAGAAAAATAGACAGCGACGCCTTTTTAGTAATACATGATGTACGAGATGTATATGGTAACGGTTTTTTAATCGACGAACATTAA
- a CDS encoding ABC transporter ATP-binding protein: MKQENPLFYLFKKLSWPVGLIIIAVLISSLGSITGLLVPFFTGKLVDKFSFENMNGMFVAGFISIFIVNALLSGIGLYLLSKIGEKIIYAIRSVLWRHIIHLKMPFFDQNESGQLMSRLTDDTKVINEFISQKLPNLLPSVLTIIGSMIMLFVMDWQMTLLTFITIPIFVLIMIPLGKVMQNISKKTQSEIANFSGLLGRVLTEMRLVKVSHTEDLELDNAHKNLKEIYFLGLKQAKITAIIQPISGVIMLLTIAIILGFGAIRISTGAITAGTLIAMIFYVIQLSSPLINLSTLVTDYKKAVGASSRIYEIMEEPTEILNVTQASEINDGSLIFENVDFKYGTKPILSDVNFEIPPSKVTAFVGPSGSGKSTIFNIIERMYDIEDGDITYGGNSIYDIALGQWREKIGYVMQSNSMMNGTIKDNILYGINREVTDEELIHYAKLANCHEFIEKFEDGYDTVVGERGLKLSGGQRQRIDIARSFVKNPDILLLDEATANLDSESERKIQDALEELMENRTTVVIAHRLSTIKKAEQIIFIDAGKVTGRGTHQELITNHEKYQQFVNTQNLTK; this comes from the coding sequence ATGAAGCAAGAGAATCCATTATTCTACTTATTCAAAAAATTATCATGGCCGGTAGGGTTGATTATTATTGCCGTATTGATTTCTTCATTAGGTAGTATTACAGGACTACTCGTACCATTTTTCACAGGTAAGCTTGTGGACAAATTTTCATTTGAAAATATGAATGGGATGTTTGTCGCTGGATTCATTTCTATTTTTATAGTAAATGCATTATTGAGTGGGATTGGTTTATATTTACTAAGCAAAATTGGAGAAAAAATTATTTATGCCATTCGTTCTGTGTTATGGCGCCATATCATTCATTTGAAAATGCCATTCTTTGATCAAAACGAAAGTGGGCAATTAATGAGTCGTTTAACAGATGATACGAAAGTAATTAATGAATTTATTTCTCAGAAATTACCCAATCTCTTACCTTCTGTGTTAACGATCATTGGATCTATGATTATGTTATTTGTCATGGATTGGCAGATGACGTTATTAACATTTATTACGATACCTATTTTTGTATTGATTATGATACCACTCGGTAAAGTAATGCAAAACATTTCTAAAAAAACTCAGTCAGAAATCGCGAATTTCAGTGGTTTGTTAGGACGTGTTTTAACAGAAATGCGTTTAGTAAAGGTTTCTCATACTGAAGATTTAGAATTGGATAATGCACATAAAAATTTAAAAGAAATATACTTTTTAGGATTGAAACAGGCTAAAATTACTGCCATCATCCAACCGATATCAGGTGTGATTATGCTACTCACGATTGCCATTATATTAGGTTTTGGTGCAATCAGAATTTCGACAGGGGCAATAACAGCCGGTACGTTAATTGCCATGATATTTTATGTAATCCAACTGTCATCCCCATTAATTAATTTATCAACTTTAGTTACAGACTATAAAAAGGCAGTTGGTGCCAGTAGTCGTATCTATGAAATTATGGAAGAACCAACGGAAATTTTAAATGTCACTCAAGCATCAGAAATTAATGATGGCAGCTTAATATTTGAAAACGTTGATTTTAAGTATGGTACGAAACCCATACTTTCGGATGTTAATTTTGAAATACCTCCAAGTAAAGTCACAGCATTTGTAGGTCCCTCAGGATCAGGTAAGAGTACAATCTTTAATATTATAGAGCGTATGTACGATATTGAAGATGGCGATATTACATATGGTGGTAATTCAATTTACGATATTGCATTAGGTCAATGGCGTGAAAAAATAGGCTATGTCATGCAATCCAATTCAATGATGAACGGTACTATTAAGGATAATATTTTATATGGTATTAATCGGGAAGTCACTGATGAAGAATTGATTCATTACGCGAAGTTAGCAAATTGTCATGAATTTATTGAAAAGTTTGAAGATGGTTACGATACGGTCGTCGGTGAACGTGGATTGAAACTATCAGGTGGCCAACGTCAACGTATCGATATTGCCCGTAGTTTTGTTAAAAATCCAGATATCTTATTACTTGATGAAGCTACTGCTAATTTAGATAGTGAGAGCGAACGGAAAATACAAGACGCATTAGAGGAATTAATGGAAAATCGTACGACGGTTGTTATCGCACATAGACTTTCTACTATTAAAAAAGCGGAGCAAATTATCTTTATTGATGCTGGGAAAGTAACAGGTAGAGGTACACATCAAGAACTAATTACTAATCATGAAAAATATCAACAATTTGTAAACACACAGAACTTAACAAAATAA
- a CDS encoding glycosyltransferase family 2 protein, whose protein sequence is MKISIIIPVFNAVNTIRRAIASVDTKQNYEIICINDGSTDDSKIELEKLQNEYKHVIIINQENQGAAASRNVGLANMTGDVFMFLDADDEFLPSRIDFMADYYQQDDNVDIVIGQIGREKDGDWQTIYSHQAIQKLDKVNLAQCPDMMQSIGPGAKMFNAKFADLRFDEDVVFCEEHTFIVNAYIKAHDIQLLPDIVYGYNEQEGSVTDQRADQFASYMQDAVKVRARVMDTLLLRESRIYYSYRMDELIVSYLLQSYIEKHDIITQQLLDLVIAYMMEMQKTDYDGAAMFRIVKVIEQGSKKWNKTLYQQWRDTLLKVGIGRPNYYRFKAEILPKRARFRGRMKLKQILNR, encoded by the coding sequence ATGAAAATTTCAATTATCATTCCTGTATTTAATGCAGTGAATACAATTCGTAGAGCAATTGCATCCGTTGATACGAAACAAAATTATGAAATTATATGTATCAATGATGGCTCAACAGACGATAGTAAAATAGAACTCGAAAAACTTCAAAATGAATACAAGCATGTCATTATTATTAATCAAGAGAATCAAGGTGCGGCAGCTAGTAGAAATGTTGGGCTTGCTAATATGACAGGTGATGTATTTATGTTTTTAGATGCAGATGATGAATTTTTGCCAAGCAGAATTGATTTTATGGCAGATTATTATCAGCAAGATGACAATGTGGATATTGTAATTGGTCAAATTGGTCGTGAAAAAGATGGCGATTGGCAAACGATTTATTCGCATCAAGCTATTCAAAAACTTGATAAAGTCAATCTCGCACAATGTCCAGATATGATGCAATCTATCGGTCCGGGCGCTAAAATGTTTAACGCCAAATTTGCAGACTTACGCTTCGATGAAGATGTGGTGTTCTGTGAAGAACATACGTTTATTGTTAATGCATATATAAAAGCACATGATATTCAACTATTACCTGATATTGTGTATGGTTATAACGAGCAAGAAGGGTCCGTAACAGATCAACGTGCAGATCAATTTGCTTCGTATATGCAAGATGCAGTTAAAGTAAGAGCGCGTGTTATGGATACGTTATTACTTAGAGAATCAAGAATTTATTATAGCTACCGCATGGATGAGTTGATTGTCAGTTATTTATTGCAATCATATATTGAAAAGCATGACATAATAACACAACAATTATTAGATTTAGTTATTGCATACATGATGGAAATGCAGAAAACAGATTACGATGGTGCAGCGATGTTTAGAATTGTAAAAGTGATTGAGCAAGGCAGTAAAAAGTGGAATAAAACGCTGTATCAACAATGGAGAGATACATTGTTAAAGGTTGGTATTGGTAGACCGAATTATTATCGCTTTAAAGCGGAAATTTTACCCAAACGCGCTCGATTCAGAGGAAGAATGAAATTGAAACAAATTTTAAACCGATAA
- the tagH gene encoding teichoic acids export ABC transporter ATP-binding subunit TagH, with the protein MNVSVNIEHVTKEYRIYRNNKERLKDVIVPFHKNKTFYALNDLSLTAYEGDVIGLVGINGSGKSTLSNMIGGSLSPTEGDIKRDGDVSVIAINAGLNGQLTGIENIEFKMLCMGFTRKQIKKLTPEIIEFSELGEFIYQPVKKYSSGMRAKLGFSINITTNPDILVIDEALSVGDQTFAQKCLDKIFEYKEQGKTIFFVSHNMKQVREFCTKIAWIEAGKLKQFGELDDVLPEYEKFLNDFKKRSKGEQKKFRNDLDSSRFVVK; encoded by the coding sequence ATGAACGTATCGGTTAACATTGAACATGTAACTAAAGAATATCGTATTTATCGTAATAATAAAGAACGTTTAAAGGATGTCATTGTTCCTTTTCATAAAAATAAAACGTTCTATGCATTAAATGATTTGTCATTAACGGCTTATGAAGGTGATGTCATCGGTTTAGTAGGTATAAATGGCTCGGGTAAATCTACTTTGAGTAATATGATTGGTGGCTCTCTGTCTCCTACTGAAGGCGATATCAAACGTGATGGTGATGTAAGTGTCATTGCGATTAATGCAGGATTAAATGGTCAATTAACAGGTATCGAAAACATTGAATTCAAAATGCTTTGTATGGGCTTTACGCGTAAGCAAATTAAAAAGCTCACACCTGAAATCATTGAATTTAGTGAACTAGGAGAATTTATATATCAACCTGTAAAAAAATATTCAAGTGGTATGCGTGCTAAGCTTGGTTTCTCTATCAACATCACAACTAACCCTGACATTCTCGTCATCGACGAAGCATTATCTGTAGGTGACCAAACCTTTGCGCAAAAATGTTTAGATAAGATATTTGAATATAAAGAACAAGGTAAAACGATATTCTTTGTTAGTCATAATATGAAACAAGTACGTGAATTCTGTACTAAAATTGCTTGGATTGAAGCAGGCAAACTTAAACAATTCGGTGAATTAGATGACGTTCTCCCTGAATATGAAAAATTCTTAAACGACTTTAAAAAGCGTTCTAAAGGAGAACAAAAGAAATTCAGAAATGACTTAGATAGTTCAAGATTTGTTGTAAAATAA
- the tarA gene encoding N-acetylglucosaminyldiphosphoundecaprenol N-acetyl-beta-D-mannosaminyltransferase TarA, whose protein sequence is MMENNHIDKIDVLSVYFDNVTLLEMRNNIKRFFLADEGENLFIVTANPEIVDYATENEAYRKLINSADYVIPDGTGIVKAASILKTPLKTRVPGIELMEECLKIANANNQKVFLLGAKNDVVMKAEQKLTEKYPDINFDFHHGFFDLTDEMVLKQVTSFNPDYIFVGMGYPRQEQWIERHAHRFNKTVLMGVGGSIEVFSGTKKRAPVLFRKMNLEWVYRLLIDWKRIGRIKAIPKFLYKVFKLRLKK, encoded by the coding sequence ATGATGGAAAACAACCATATAGATAAAATAGATGTGTTATCTGTCTATTTTGATAATGTGACATTATTGGAAATGCGCAACAATATTAAGCGATTTTTTCTGGCAGATGAAGGGGAAAATTTATTTATCGTTACTGCAAATCCTGAAATTGTGGACTATGCTACAGAAAACGAAGCATATCGTAAATTAATTAATAGTGCAGATTATGTTATTCCAGATGGAACTGGTATAGTCAAAGCGGCAAGTATACTGAAGACACCATTGAAGACGCGAGTACCTGGAATTGAATTAATGGAAGAATGTTTAAAAATTGCAAATGCTAATAACCAAAAAGTTTTTTTATTAGGTGCTAAAAATGATGTTGTGATGAAGGCAGAACAGAAACTTACTGAGAAATATCCTGATATAAACTTTGATTTTCATCATGGTTTCTTTGATTTAACAGATGAAATGGTGTTAAAACAAGTCACATCATTTAATCCGGATTATATCTTTGTTGGTATGGGTTATCCGAGACAAGAGCAATGGATAGAGCGACATGCACACCGTTTTAATAAAACGGTACTCATGGGTGTAGGTGGCTCAATTGAAGTGTTTAGTGGAACGAAAAAAAGAGCGCCTGTATTATTTAGAAAAATGAATTTAGAATGGGTATATCGCTTACTTATTGATTGGAAACGTATCGGTAGAATCAAAGCAATTCCCAAATTTTTGTATAAAGTATTTAAATTGAGATTAAAGAAATAA
- a CDS encoding NupC/NupG family nucleoside CNT transporter, translating to MFLVINIIGLFVFLGIAVLFSRNKKHIQWKSIAILVLINLFLAWFLMYFPWGKTAVQSLANGISWVIDSAHAGTGFAFASWVKPGAMDMAVSALFPILLVVPLFDILMYFNILPKVIGGIGWVLAKVTRQPKFESFFSIEMMFLGNTEALAVSNEQLKRMKETRVLTVAMMAMSSISGAIVGAYVSMVPGDLVLTAIPLNIINAIIVSSILNPVTLEEKEDIIYSIQNDEVERQPFFSFLGDSVLNAGKLILIIVAFVISFVALSDLIDRLINLITGIVGSWAGIKGSFGLDQILGAFMYPFALLLGLPWGEAWIVAQQMAKKIVTNEFVVMGQIKDVVDSYSPHRRAVITTFLISFANFSTIGMIVGTLKGIVDKKTSDFVSQYVPMLLLAGILVSLMTAGFVGLFAW from the coding sequence ATGTTCTTAGTGATAAACATAATAGGATTGTTTGTATTTTTAGGGATTGCAGTCTTATTTTCTAGAAACAAAAAGCATATTCAATGGAAATCTATTGCTATTTTAGTATTAATAAATTTATTCTTAGCATGGTTTTTAATGTACTTTCCTTGGGGGAAAACAGCAGTACAATCGTTAGCGAATGGTATTTCTTGGGTGATTGATTCTGCACATGCTGGGACAGGCTTTGCATTTGCAAGTTGGGTGAAACCAGGTGCAATGGACATGGCAGTAAGTGCTTTATTCCCAATTTTATTAGTTGTACCATTATTCGATATTTTAATGTACTTTAATATATTACCAAAAGTCATTGGTGGTATAGGTTGGGTATTAGCGAAAGTTACAAGACAACCTAAGTTCGAGTCATTCTTCAGTATCGAAATGATGTTCTTAGGTAATACAGAAGCTTTAGCTGTTTCAAATGAACAATTGAAGCGTATGAAAGAAACACGTGTGTTAACTGTTGCAATGATGGCAATGAGTTCGATATCTGGCGCCATTGTTGGTGCATATGTCTCTATGGTTCCAGGTGATTTGGTACTAACTGCTATTCCATTAAATATTATTAATGCAATTATTGTTTCATCAATATTAAATCCAGTCACTCTTGAAGAAAAAGAAGATATTATTTACAGTATTCAAAATGATGAAGTGGAACGCCAACCGTTCTTCTCATTCTTAGGTGACTCTGTACTTAATGCTGGTAAATTGATTCTAATAATTGTGGCGTTTGTTATTAGTTTTGTAGCTTTATCAGACTTAATTGATCGATTAATTAACTTAATAACTGGCATCGTGGGAAGTTGGGCAGGTATTAAAGGTAGTTTCGGTCTAGATCAAATACTCGGTGCGTTCATGTATCCATTCGCACTACTATTAGGTTTACCATGGGGCGAAGCATGGATTGTAGCACAACAAATGGCTAAAAAAATTGTTACAAATGAGTTCGTTGTGATGGGGCAAATTAAAGACGTCGTTGATTCCTATTCACCACATAGACGTGCAGTAATCACAACATTTTTAATCTCATTTGCTAACTTCTCAACAATCGGTATGATTGTAGGTACTTTGAAAGGAATCGTGGATAAGAAAACATCCGATTTTGTCTCACAATATGTGCCAATGTTATTACTTGCTGGTATTTTAGTATCATTAATGACTGCAGGTTTCGTTGGATTATTTGCTTGGTAA
- a CDS encoding ABC transporter permease translates to MNAVWIVFREHFKNFYLIQRLAQFQVKITNTNNYLGMAWELINPAMQIMVYWFVFGLGIRSNNPIDGVPFIYWLLVGISMWFFVNQGILEGTKSIATKYNHVAKMNFPLSIIPSYIVMSRFYGHLALLVVVIFICMLAGYYPTIYTLQLFLYVPFALILTTAIALFTSTLGVLVKDTQQAIQALMRMVFFASSILIVPPEGIVKDVMKLNPIYYLVEAYRSAVLHKEWYFITHWELTLYNMFIIILLFILGSILHMRYRDHFADFM, encoded by the coding sequence ATGAATGCAGTGTGGATAGTATTTAGAGAGCATTTTAAAAATTTCTATCTTATACAAAGGCTTGCGCAGTTCCAAGTGAAAATTACGAATACGAATAATTATTTAGGTATGGCTTGGGAATTAATTAATCCAGCGATGCAAATTATGGTTTATTGGTTTGTCTTTGGTCTGGGGATTAGAAGTAATAATCCTATAGACGGCGTGCCATTTATTTATTGGTTACTCGTAGGTATAAGTATGTGGTTCTTTGTTAACCAAGGTATTTTAGAAGGAACAAAGTCAATAGCAACGAAGTATAATCATGTAGCGAAAATGAATTTTCCGTTATCCATCATCCCTTCCTATATTGTAATGAGTAGATTCTACGGTCATCTAGCATTACTCGTTGTTGTTATATTCATATGTATGTTAGCTGGCTATTATCCAACAATTTATACATTACAACTGTTTTTATACGTACCATTTGCACTAATCCTTACAACAGCGATTGCTTTGTTCACCTCTACATTAGGTGTACTCGTTAAAGATACGCAACAGGCAATTCAAGCTTTAATGAGAATGGTATTCTTTGCTTCATCTATTTTAATTGTACCGCCAGAAGGTATTGTAAAAGATGTAATGAAATTAAATCCGATTTATTATTTAGTAGAGGCATATCGTTCTGCTGTGTTACACAAAGAGTGGTACTTTATTACACATTGGGAATTAACGTTGTATAACATGTTTATTATTATACTTCTGTTTATACTCGGTTCAATACTTCATATGCGTTATCGAGATCATTTTGCAGATTTCATGTAA
- the tarB gene encoding teichoic acid glycerol-phosphate primase TarB, whose product MRQLIKKLYMGIIRFLNLIYKKKKVQSKHIVIMMTFAEDVCPIVEALYRKGYAITVIGNEANRKYLQQFETINFLPAGNKRVFKHIKALSSAKVIVIDTYYLMLGGLKKKPNQTIIQTWHAAGALKQFGLTDHQVDLSNAKMVSQYRKVYNATDKYLVGGEPMVECFKASFEATDDQFLRTGLPRLVPYTRLDVVKRQNELKKQYGIEGKVAIYVPTYREHKQANRQIDKSQFEAALPEYTLLSKLHPSIATEDQTAINLQSMMILADVIISDYSSLAIEASILDKPSLFYVYDEAQYEEERGLNIFYKAIPEAYKAYTETELIEKLKDHDVQLTPLFNDWHEYNAKDSLTKVINEIEKMVKI is encoded by the coding sequence GTGAGACAACTTATTAAAAAATTATATATGGGTATAATTCGCTTTTTGAATTTAATATATAAAAAGAAGAAAGTACAAAGTAAGCATATTGTTATCATGATGACATTTGCTGAAGACGTGTGTCCAATCGTTGAAGCATTATACCGAAAAGGGTACGCAATCACTGTGATTGGAAATGAAGCAAATCGTAAATATTTACAACAATTTGAAACAATAAACTTTTTACCAGCGGGTAATAAGCGTGTATTTAAACATATCAAAGCACTTAGTTCTGCAAAAGTCATCGTTATTGATACGTATTATTTAATGCTTGGAGGATTAAAGAAAAAACCGAACCAAACCATTATTCAAACATGGCATGCAGCAGGTGCATTGAAACAATTTGGATTAACGGATCATCAAGTGGATTTATCCAATGCTAAAATGGTGAGTCAGTATAGAAAAGTCTATAATGCGACAGATAAGTATTTGGTAGGCGGTGAGCCAATGGTTGAGTGTTTCAAAGCATCTTTTGAAGCGACAGACGACCAATTTTTAAGAACTGGACTACCAAGGTTGGTTCCTTATACAAGACTCGATGTAGTAAAAAGGCAGAATGAATTGAAAAAACAATATGGTATAGAGGGAAAGGTAGCAATATACGTCCCCACTTATCGTGAACATAAGCAAGCCAATCGTCAAATTGATAAAAGCCAATTTGAAGCAGCATTACCAGAGTATACGCTACTTAGCAAGTTACATCCTTCTATCGCAACAGAAGACCAAACAGCGATTAATTTACAATCAATGATGATTTTAGCGGATGTGATCATAAGTGATTATAGCTCATTAGCGATTGAAGCTAGTATTTTAGATAAGCCTTCATTATTTTATGTCTATGATGAAGCACAGTATGAGGAAGAGCGAGGATTAAATATATTTTATAAAGCTATTCCTGAAGCATATAAAGCCTATACAGAAACAGAATTAATAGAAAAGCTAAAAGATCATGATGTACAATTAACCCCTTTATTTAATGATTGGCACGAGTATAATGCCAAAGACAGTTTGACTAAAGTTATTAATGAGATAGAGAAAATGGTGAAAATATGA
- the tagD gene encoding glycerol-3-phosphate cytidylyltransferase, with the protein MKRVITYGTYDLLHYGHIELLRRAREMGDYLIVALSTDEFNRIKNKKSYYNFEQRKMMLESIRYVDLVIPESGWGQKEIDVDRYEVDTFVMGHDWEGEFDFLKDKCEVIYLNRTEGISTTKIKKELYGDSEK; encoded by the coding sequence ATGAAACGAGTAATTACCTATGGCACATATGATTTATTACATTATGGTCATATTGAATTGTTAAGAAGAGCAAGAGAAATGGGTGACTATTTAATAGTTGCTTTATCAACAGATGAGTTTAATCGCATTAAAAATAAAAAATCTTATTATAACTTTGAACAACGTAAAATGATGTTAGAATCCATACGTTATGTTGACCTTGTTATCCCAGAAAGTGGTTGGGGCCAAAAAGAAATTGACGTTGATCGCTATGAAGTGGATACTTTTGTAATGGGCCATGATTGGGAAGGCGAATTTGATTTCTTAAAAGACAAATGTGAAGTGATATATCTTAATCGTACAGAGGGTATATCTACAACTAAAATTAAAAAAGAATTATATGGTGATAGTGAAAAGTAA